One window from the genome of Haloprofundus halobius encodes:
- a CDS encoding zinc ribbon domain-containing protein, whose protein sequence is MSSMKWKCKREDTHYVPVDPAGTTKECAAYGVSTDKPLWVREHSCPGWGFTQMRGGSPRLKSWVTDIG, encoded by the coding sequence ATGTCGTCGATGAAATGGAAGTGCAAGCGCGAAGACACCCACTACGTTCCAGTTGACCCCGCAGGGACGACCAAAGAGTGCGCGGCGTACGGTGTTTCGACGGACAAACCGCTGTGGGTTCGCGAACACTCTTGCCCGGGGTGGGGGTTCACACAGATGCGAGGCGGAAGCCCACGACTGAAGTCGTGGGTTACTGACATCGGATAG
- a CDS encoding lamin tail domain-containing protein: protein MERRTVLATVGVAFSNLLLGCLSTATDDEDDRTRSKTPTGNESDFEVGFAEQEGDTADSVRERIQITNISGESQYVSGYTLTYSSGYEYTLTGGLSLEAQSTVAIVSQGAGDSVALTDPPTYYRDAALPELVLEDGEETVRLLNHEDEVVIEATYTSE, encoded by the coding sequence GTGGAACGGCGTACAGTCCTCGCAACGGTTGGAGTTGCTTTCTCTAACCTCCTCCTTGGGTGTCTGAGTACTGCTACCGACGATGAAGATGACCGCACGAGGTCAAAAACACCGACTGGTAATGAGTCCGACTTTGAGGTTGGATTCGCCGAACAAGAAGGAGACACGGCGGATTCCGTCCGAGAACGGATACAGATAACGAATATTTCCGGAGAAAGCCAGTATGTCAGCGGCTACACGCTCACATATAGTTCAGGCTATGAATACACACTTACTGGGGGATTATCCCTCGAAGCACAGAGTACGGTGGCTATTGTTAGTCAGGGAGCGGGTGACAGCGTTGCCCTAACCGACCCCCCAACGTATTATCGGGACGCTGCTCTCCCTGAATTAGTGCTTGAAGACGGAGAAGAAACAGTACGCCTACTCAATCACGAGGACGAAGTCGTTATCGAGGCGACCTACACATCGGAGTAA
- a CDS encoding PIN domain-containing protein produces MPRALIDTTVLFAAAYQRDSSHDAALPMLRGIDDGTLPEAVVLDYVLAETLNGLTTHAGHDAAVDLLDRIEENARFHIDSLTTDALATGKALFRQHEPLSFVDACIVAYMQTEGLGYLYAFDDDFDAVEDVYRLDTATNPYDPN; encoded by the coding sequence ATGCCCCGTGCACTCATCGATACGACGGTCCTCTTTGCCGCCGCATACCAACGAGATAGTTCCCACGATGCCGCACTCCCGATGCTCCGAGGCATCGACGATGGGACGCTTCCGGAGGCAGTCGTTCTCGACTACGTACTCGCCGAAACGCTCAACGGCCTCACGACCCACGCCGGCCACGACGCAGCCGTTGATCTCCTCGATCGCATCGAAGAAAACGCCCGCTTCCACATCGACTCACTCACCACCGACGCCCTCGCGACGGGGAAGGCCCTATTCCGCCAACACGAACCACTCTCCTTTGTCGATGCCTGCATTGTGGCGTATATGCAAACCGAGGGACTCGGCTACCTGTATGCGTTTGACGACGATTTTGACGCTGTCGAGGATGTCTATCGGCTCGATACAGCAACGAATCCCTACGATCCGAACTGA
- a CDS encoding cation:proton antiporter — protein MLDPHTSAVTVPNILLQNDASGVIEPIAHAQLLWVFVMLTLLLFTARALGEIAKRFDLPAVVGELLAGILLGPSLLDSVTIVFGIIFESGTAVDPQFHLIEVVSWIGLLMLIILTGLETDLDLIVSRGVDATVIALASIIVPFVLGFGFAWVLPDRFLAGEGQRLVFSLFVGIALSISALPVIAKILMDMEVIRRDFGQMQLAVGMINDTIGWILLALVAGLAEAGTIELTSLGQTILYLVIFLGVGLTVGQRAVRWLLRWVDDVIGGQVAMITTVMVLALGVGAFTHYLHLEAVLGAFVVGILVGQVNRFDYEAEHTFEMVTLGVFAPIFFATAGLRVDLSTMADPVVLGVGAAALVIAIVGKFVGSYVGSIAAGMGHWEGITMGAGLNARGAMEIIVAMIGLGLGVLTVEMYSIIVMIAIVTSLMAPPLLRKTIPRLEMSEQERKRLEREQQQAESFLGQMTTVLQPTRCSVDSQYGARLLGHMTQDTEIDVTAMYLQAGEEDQQLGFIDRLRLRLFRRSKGQQDITDSDTTAEESIPTEASDCLERMDQQFDPSGERSMRGIARNENPNLKEAILKEAKRDYDLLTIGTAERGAKPNDPPLGDLVDEIIQDTPCPVMAVHANVDGVEGLAEESISRILLPTVGAEFNRHAAEVAFAIARDRNALVEIVHVVNEPRIGDRFMEEPDLREARQIGEEIVDEEAELGRKMGAEIRTNVVVTDREPEDELVELASDHRDDLIVMGTSIRPTSRRAFLGHTSEYIIRNADAAVAVVSSR, from the coding sequence ATGCTCGACCCACACACCTCAGCCGTAACGGTGCCAAACATACTATTACAGAACGACGCAAGTGGAGTCATCGAGCCGATTGCCCACGCACAGTTGTTGTGGGTCTTCGTGATGCTTACGTTACTGTTGTTCACAGCACGGGCTCTCGGAGAAATTGCGAAACGATTTGACCTCCCTGCGGTTGTTGGAGAGCTTTTAGCAGGTATCCTACTCGGCCCTTCACTTCTCGATTCGGTCACGATTGTCTTTGGCATAATCTTTGAATCAGGAACGGCTGTCGATCCTCAGTTCCATCTGATCGAGGTGGTCTCCTGGATCGGGCTACTAATGCTCATCATTCTCACCGGTTTGGAAACCGATCTCGACCTCATCGTCAGCCGGGGAGTTGATGCCACAGTCATCGCCCTCGCAAGCATCATAGTTCCGTTCGTGCTGGGGTTTGGATTCGCTTGGGTCCTTCCCGACCGTTTTCTTGCTGGGGAAGGTCAACGACTGGTTTTCAGTCTCTTCGTGGGGATTGCGCTCTCGATCTCAGCACTGCCAGTGATCGCAAAGATCCTGATGGATATGGAGGTCATTCGGCGGGATTTCGGCCAGATGCAGCTCGCAGTCGGGATGATCAACGATACAATCGGGTGGATTTTGCTCGCGCTCGTAGCGGGCTTGGCCGAGGCGGGAACGATCGAATTGACGAGTCTCGGACAGACAATTCTCTATCTCGTGATCTTCCTCGGCGTTGGTCTCACTGTGGGACAGCGAGCGGTGCGATGGCTCCTGAGGTGGGTTGACGACGTCATCGGGGGACAGGTGGCGATGATAACTACTGTAATGGTATTGGCGCTTGGTGTCGGTGCTTTTACACACTACCTTCACCTGGAAGCGGTACTTGGAGCCTTCGTCGTTGGAATTCTTGTCGGCCAGGTCAACCGATTCGATTACGAAGCCGAGCACACGTTCGAGATGGTGACTCTCGGGGTGTTCGCTCCAATCTTCTTCGCGACAGCGGGCTTGCGGGTGGACCTCTCAACAATGGCAGACCCAGTTGTCTTGGGAGTCGGTGCAGCTGCGCTCGTAATCGCGATCGTCGGGAAATTTGTCGGTTCGTACGTCGGTTCGATTGCAGCCGGAATGGGTCACTGGGAGGGAATCACGATGGGAGCCGGGCTAAACGCTCGGGGGGCGATGGAGATTATCGTCGCGATGATCGGTCTCGGGTTGGGGGTGTTGACAGTCGAGATGTACAGTATTATCGTCATGATTGCGATCGTGACGTCGCTCATGGCACCACCCCTACTCCGGAAAACCATCCCGCGACTGGAGATGTCCGAACAGGAACGCAAGCGACTCGAGCGAGAACAACAACAGGCCGAGAGCTTCCTCGGCCAGATGACCACGGTACTTCAGCCGACCCGATGTAGCGTAGACTCGCAATACGGGGCGAGATTATTGGGGCATATGACTCAGGACACCGAAATTGACGTTACCGCGATGTACCTGCAGGCCGGCGAGGAGGACCAACAACTGGGATTCATAGATCGTCTCCGCCTGCGATTGTTCCGACGGTCGAAGGGTCAACAAGATATAACAGATAGTGACACTACGGCGGAAGAATCTATCCCTACAGAAGCCAGCGACTGTCTGGAACGGATGGACCAACAGTTCGATCCGTCAGGTGAACGATCGATGCGTGGAATCGCACGCAACGAAAATCCGAATCTGAAAGAGGCAATCCTCAAAGAGGCCAAGCGAGACTATGATCTGCTGACGATAGGGACTGCTGAGCGCGGCGCGAAACCAAACGACCCACCGCTGGGGGATCTCGTCGACGAGATTATCCAGGATACTCCTTGTCCCGTGATGGCTGTTCACGCTAATGTTGACGGTGTTGAAGGATTGGCCGAGGAATCGATATCACGCATCCTCTTACCAACAGTCGGTGCCGAATTCAATCGACATGCTGCTGAGGTTGCGTTTGCGATCGCTCGTGATCGTAACGCATTGGTCGAAATCGTCCACGTAGTGAATGAGCCAAGGATTGGAGACCGGTTTATGGAAGAACCCGATCTCCGAGAGGCCCGACAAATTGGCGAGGAAATCGTTGATGAAGAGGCTGAGCTCGGTCGTAAGATGGGGGCCGAAATCCGGACAAACGTGGTTGTCACAGACCGTGAACCGGAAGATGAACTCGTCGAACTCGCTTCTGATCACAGGGACGACCTCATCGTCATGGGGACAAGTATTCGGCCAACTTCCCGTCGGGCCTTCCTCGGTCATACATCCGAATATATCATCAGGAACGCCGATGCTGCTGTCGCCGTAGTTAGTTCGAGATAG
- a CDS encoding AbrB/MazE/SpoVT family DNA-binding domain-containing protein — MSSDRIDAESKVSGNQANIPARIRRELDIDDGDQLRWQLEDDGSIRVRVIQQQTGTFADFDGYAGEEPTDVTTDHDAWGVDVE; from the coding sequence ATGAGCAGCGACAGGATCGACGCCGAAAGCAAGGTGTCTGGAAACCAGGCAAACATCCCCGCCCGAATTCGGCGTGAACTCGATATCGACGACGGTGACCAGCTCCGCTGGCAACTCGAAGACGACGGGAGCATCCGAGTTCGAGTTATCCAACAGCAAACGGGCACGTTCGCCGACTTCGACGGCTACGCTGGTGAAGAGCCGACCGATGTGACGACCGACCACGACGCCTGGGGCGTCGACGTCGAGTAA
- a CDS encoding arsenic resistance protein, giving the protein MTALSKQWIQHNQVGIYAVGVILAIAVGLGLPSASSVLEPLINPVLAVLLYVTFLKIPFVRIRRAFRNGRFMAAALGMNFVVVPIVVFGLTRFFPQEPVILVGTFMVLLTPCIDYVITFTELADGDAEQITAATPTLMLIQLLLLPLYLWLFMGQQVAEFIEAEPFIEAFVVIIALPLTFAWVTEYWAERSSRGEQWQETMGWLPVPMMGATLFVVIASPLPRVQDSIGQIVSVVPVYVAFLVIMPLLGRLVAGLLGMDAGESRALVFTSVTRNSLVILPLALALPSGYALAPAVIVTQTLVELTGMVVLTRVVPAWLVPNSPDQFLDTDVGQSD; this is encoded by the coding sequence ATGACCGCGCTCTCGAAACAGTGGATCCAGCACAATCAAGTCGGTATCTACGCCGTTGGGGTCATCCTCGCAATTGCTGTCGGCCTTGGCCTCCCGAGCGCGAGCTCGGTTCTGGAACCGCTCATCAACCCCGTGCTCGCGGTGCTGTTGTACGTAACGTTCCTCAAGATCCCGTTTGTCAGGATTCGTCGAGCGTTTCGGAACGGCCGGTTCATGGCTGCGGCGCTCGGGATGAACTTCGTGGTCGTCCCGATCGTCGTGTTCGGGCTCACGCGATTTTTTCCACAGGAGCCAGTCATTCTCGTGGGAACGTTTATGGTCTTGTTGACGCCGTGTATCGACTACGTCATCACGTTCACCGAACTCGCGGACGGTGATGCCGAGCAGATCACAGCCGCGACGCCGACTCTGATGCTCATCCAGCTGCTGTTGCTCCCGCTGTATCTTTGGCTATTCATGGGCCAGCAGGTGGCCGAATTCATTGAGGCCGAGCCGTTCATCGAGGCGTTCGTTGTCATCATCGCGCTGCCACTGACGTTCGCGTGGGTGACCGAATACTGGGCGGAGCGCTCCAGTCGGGGCGAACAGTGGCAGGAGACGATGGGCTGGTTGCCGGTACCGATGATGGGGGCGACGCTGTTCGTCGTCATCGCCTCCCCGCTGCCGCGTGTGCAGGATTCGATTGGACAGATCGTGTCGGTTGTCCCCGTCTACGTGGCGTTCCTCGTCATTATGCCACTGCTCGGACGGCTAGTAGCCGGACTACTGGGGATGGATGCTGGTGAGAGTCGAGCGCTCGTGTTCACCTCCGTAACGCGAAACTCGCTGGTTATTCTCCCGCTGGCGCTCGCGCTTCCGTCGGGCTACGCGCTCGCACCGGCAGTCATCGTTACTCAGACGCTCGTCGAACTAACGGGGATGGTTGTCCTCACGCGAGTCGTCCCGGCCTGGTTGGTCCCGAATTCACCCGACCAGTTCCTCGATACCGATGTCGGGCAGAGTGATTGA
- a CDS encoding formate/nitrite transporter family protein, with protein sequence MPVAPSPSEIFDRAVEEGERRLDQSMLELVATSFIAGFTIVFGIAALGIVHALVKPEFGDVATIAGALIFGVGVVFLVIGRAELFNENFFDPVAKAVDQSGSWMVFPLFRLWVVTFVVNLIGGILFALVFAVDGVLPTGAGAALSTVAEELAGRGVIAGFASAIVGGALVTLLSFLLEGVNSVRSRITMAYIVGVLLALGPFDHVIVTTLHVVFGILFGADVGYGLVAEILVVTTAGNLVGGLGLVTVTHIAQAVGAEE encoded by the coding sequence ATGCCAGTAGCTCCTTCCCCCAGCGAAATATTCGACAGAGCAGTCGAGGAGGGCGAACGGCGCCTCGACCAGTCGATGCTTGAACTCGTCGCGACGAGTTTCATCGCTGGATTCACCATCGTCTTCGGTATTGCGGCACTCGGCATCGTCCACGCGCTGGTCAAACCTGAGTTCGGCGATGTTGCCACGATTGCTGGCGCGCTCATCTTCGGCGTAGGCGTTGTCTTCCTGGTCATCGGCCGTGCGGAACTCTTCAACGAGAACTTCTTCGACCCGGTGGCAAAGGCAGTCGATCAATCCGGGTCGTGGATGGTATTCCCGCTTTTCCGTCTGTGGGTCGTCACCTTCGTCGTTAACCTCATTGGTGGCATTCTCTTCGCATTGGTGTTCGCCGTTGATGGAGTGCTTCCGACCGGTGCTGGGGCCGCGTTAAGTACGGTAGCCGAAGAGCTTGCCGGCCGAGGAGTCATAGCCGGGTTCGCAAGCGCTATTGTTGGAGGTGCCCTCGTGACCCTGCTCTCGTTTCTTCTCGAGGGAGTCAACAGCGTTCGGAGCCGCATTACGATGGCCTATATCGTCGGTGTCTTGCTGGCTCTCGGACCCTTTGACCACGTGATCGTTACCACACTTCACGTCGTTTTCGGGATTCTCTTCGGGGCCGACGTCGGCTACGGGCTAGTGGCTGAAATTCTCGTCGTCACGACTGCGGGGAATCTCGTCGGCGGACTGGGATTAGTTACGGTCACCCACATCGCCCAAGCAGTAGGCGCAGAGGAATAG
- a CDS encoding Lrp/AsnC family transcriptional regulator codes for MKEEYIDELDRHILHALQQDARHTSSGDIAEEQGVSSSTVRKRIKHLEEEGIITGYHVGIDYEAAGFPLYAKLICTAPISKREELAEQALEIHGVEAVREIMNGHDNVYINVLGLDHDDLSRIAQELYDLGLEIEDEQIIRNEYVCPYRGFLARDDYSP; via the coding sequence ATGAAAGAGGAATATATTGATGAACTCGACAGGCACATCCTTCATGCATTACAGCAGGATGCCCGCCATACGTCGTCTGGAGATATTGCGGAGGAACAGGGAGTTTCATCGAGTACTGTGCGAAAGCGTATCAAACATCTTGAGGAAGAAGGCATCATAACTGGCTATCACGTTGGGATCGACTACGAGGCAGCTGGGTTCCCGCTGTACGCGAAACTTATCTGCACGGCACCGATATCAAAACGCGAAGAACTTGCCGAACAGGCGCTTGAGATCCATGGTGTCGAAGCAGTACGTGAAATTATGAATGGCCACGATAATGTATATATCAATGTCTTAGGCCTTGACCATGATGATTTGAGCCGTATCGCGCAAGAACTCTATGACTTAGGCCTCGAAATTGAGGATGAACAGATCATTCGAAACGAGTATGTGTGTCCATATCGGGGCTTTCTTGCCAGAGATGATTATTCCCCATAG
- a CDS encoding helix-turn-helix transcriptional regulator has product MFDLTGFQRDLLIVTAGLDEPHGLAIKEEMDNYYESEIHHGRLYPNLDTLVEKGLIKKGQADRRTNFYILTERGVRELNARSDWETQYVDA; this is encoded by the coding sequence ATGTTTGATTTGACTGGATTCCAGCGTGACCTTCTGATTGTCACAGCGGGGTTAGACGAACCGCATGGTCTCGCAATCAAAGAAGAGATGGATAATTACTACGAATCAGAAATTCATCATGGACGTCTTTATCCAAATCTCGATACGCTCGTCGAAAAAGGTCTGATCAAAAAGGGACAGGCCGATAGACGAACAAACTTCTACATTCTCACAGAGAGAGGTGTGCGTGAACTAAACGCACGGAGCGACTGGGAAACCCAATATGTTGACGCCTGA
- a CDS encoding ArdC-like ssDNA-binding domain-containing protein yields the protein MATTSDSSVSFEQTDTRSDEMNSTIEQWIDDLVADVDNAQASAEFQEWLDVQSRFHDYSYRNTLLIKRQCPEATRVAGYRTWQEEFDRHVKEGESAIWIWAPIITKHCPECENSPSHHENNDCEYDETPLEEWSEGLVGFKSAPVFDVSQTEGEPLADLDTETTGDAGDLVSQLTAVADELGVTVRVVPKEEWTHGEAKGICEQLSLVDVQPLVEVRDRENDADLARTLIHEYAHALLHFDVDDGTERSKREVEAEAVAYVVGRYCGLDTSGSAFYLAAWESDDPEIVRERLGRISQTAEELIDVLED from the coding sequence ATGGCTACGACCAGTGATTCGTCGGTCTCCTTCGAGCAGACCGACACACGATCAGACGAGATGAACAGCACCATCGAACAGTGGATCGACGACCTCGTCGCCGACGTCGACAACGCGCAGGCCAGCGCGGAGTTCCAAGAATGGCTCGACGTCCAGAGTCGGTTCCACGACTACTCCTACCGGAACACGCTCCTGATCAAGCGCCAGTGTCCCGAAGCTACCCGCGTGGCGGGCTACCGGACGTGGCAGGAGGAGTTCGATCGCCACGTCAAGGAGGGTGAGTCAGCCATCTGGATCTGGGCGCCGATCATCACCAAACATTGCCCGGAATGCGAAAACTCGCCGAGCCACCACGAGAACAATGACTGTGAGTACGACGAGACGCCGCTCGAGGAGTGGTCCGAAGGCCTGGTCGGGTTCAAGTCCGCGCCGGTGTTCGATGTCTCCCAGACCGAGGGTGAACCGCTCGCTGACCTCGATACGGAAACGACCGGGGACGCGGGCGACCTGGTTTCCCAACTGACTGCTGTCGCTGATGAGCTCGGCGTCACGGTTCGGGTCGTTCCAAAAGAGGAGTGGACGCACGGGGAGGCGAAGGGCATCTGCGAGCAGCTGAGCCTCGTCGACGTGCAACCGCTCGTGGAGGTTCGTGATCGGGAGAACGATGCCGACCTTGCGCGGACGCTGATTCACGAGTACGCGCATGCCCTGCTCCACTTCGACGTCGACGACGGCACCGAGCGGTCGAAACGCGAAGTCGAGGCCGAGGCGGTCGCTTACGTCGTCGGCCGGTACTGCGGGCTCGACACCAGCGGATCGGCGTTCTACCTAGCTGCGTGGGAGTCGGACGATCCCGAGATCGTTCGTGAACGGCTCGGGCGGATCAGTCAGACAGCGGAAGAACTCATCGACGTCCTTGAGGACTGA
- a CDS encoding tellurite resistance/C4-dicarboxylate transporter family protein yields the protein MTNSSETDSQLTSADDRAPIAVRVGSAVEALDPAYFGFVMSTGIVSIAFRELNIAIVAQSLAIFNVGCYGLLLVLFAARLAAFPDRMLADLRDRERHWGTLTFIVATNTVGTQLLVFSDAMWVATALWVTTVVATPLLLYYLFATEFIGARKADVSERIDGAFLLVIVCMQSLAVLGGLLADALPAYADVTVLLSMSYFGSGYVLYFIVITVVTYRLLDGAVQPDDWTGPYWIMMGAAAITTLAGTTLGPQLESVPGWAPYAPVIVGVTFLAWAIASWWIPLLLTLDVWKFLTDDIETRTPGWVILVPWSRLGFGRRLHTYAPTAWGRVFPMGMYTACTLNLAGIGTFGLLSVVPAYWGWFALGVWGLTFVGMVRAVLRVFLGNPPSTTTSKSA from the coding sequence ATGACCAATTCATCTGAAACGGATAGCCAGCTCACTTCCGCCGACGACCGGGCGCCAATCGCTGTCCGCGTCGGTAGCGCAGTCGAGGCCCTTGATCCGGCGTACTTTGGGTTCGTTATGTCCACTGGAATCGTCTCAATCGCGTTTCGAGAGCTAAACATCGCGATAGTCGCCCAGTCCTTGGCGATTTTCAACGTCGGTTGTTACGGGCTGCTCCTCGTTCTGTTCGCAGCGCGGCTGGCGGCATTTCCCGACCGTATGCTCGCGGACCTACGGGATCGGGAGCGTCATTGGGGGACACTCACGTTCATTGTTGCGACGAATACCGTTGGCACGCAACTGCTAGTCTTTTCTGATGCGATGTGGGTAGCGACCGCGCTCTGGGTAACGACGGTAGTCGCCACGCCTCTGTTGTTGTACTATCTATTTGCGACTGAGTTCATTGGAGCACGTAAAGCCGACGTAAGCGAACGTATCGACGGTGCCTTCCTGTTAGTGATCGTCTGTATGCAATCGCTCGCAGTTCTCGGAGGGCTGTTGGCCGACGCGTTGCCAGCCTATGCAGATGTGACCGTCCTGCTGAGTATGAGCTACTTTGGCTCGGGGTACGTCCTGTACTTTATTGTTATCACCGTCGTCACCTATCGACTACTCGACGGCGCAGTTCAACCTGACGACTGGACCGGTCCGTACTGGATCATGATGGGCGCGGCGGCGATTACGACACTTGCCGGGACGACACTCGGTCCGCAGTTGGAGTCGGTGCCGGGGTGGGCGCCGTACGCGCCAGTGATTGTCGGCGTCACATTTCTCGCGTGGGCGATTGCCTCGTGGTGGATCCCTCTCCTGTTGACCCTTGATGTCTGGAAGTTCCTCACTGACGATATCGAAACACGAACACCGGGGTGGGTCATACTCGTTCCGTGGTCACGGCTCGGGTTCGGTCGACGGCTCCATACGTACGCGCCGACCGCGTGGGGGCGAGTGTTCCCGATGGGCATGTACACCGCCTGTACGTTGAACCTCGCCGGGATTGGTACATTCGGGTTGCTCTCCGTCGTACCAGCGTATTGGGGGTGGTTCGCGCTGGGCGTGTGGGGGTTAACGTTCGTCGGAATGGTACGGGCGGTCCTGCGGGTATTCCTAGGGAACCCACCGTCGACGACGACTTCGAAATCCGCATAG